A region of Allocoleopsis franciscana PCC 7113 DNA encodes the following proteins:
- a CDS encoding PAS domain S-box protein, whose translation MVRATQSQMQPYGVAVLAVGLAMLLMRLLNSWVTMSHSPFLMFFGAVMVSAWYGGMGAGLFATFLSALLSTYFIDSPSHGLAFSLSNSLRLSVFVLEGILISGLCETLLTTNRQLQVSVRKLRESEERYRRVLDTAYEGIWTVDAQGQINYVNQRIAEILGYTMQNMLARPMFDFMDEEAQSEANHYLERQQQGIKEQYDFRFRHQDGSSVWAIVSTSPICSETGEFQGAIAMITDVSERKRAEESLREQAATLQNQQSWLESVLNFLPSPLLLIEPGTARVTFANQAADQMAGGEFPKNKPSEEYHTVYYCTDAKGERIPDDQMPGVRVARGEQLKGFEMDWHTPEGIRSLIIFADTLSPMYGHPPTCVLVFQDISERKRVEQALELRLQQQAIVAQLSQRALSGIELSTLIDEVPILVAQSLDVEYCKVLELLPDGKALLLRSGVGWHPGLVGHATVGSETHSQAGYTLLSSQPVIVEDLRKETRFNGPPLLHEHQVISGMSVIIHGQNRPFGVFGVHTTRKQKFSQNDINFLQAVANVLAIAIERKRAEEAMRESQELFERFMSHAPVVAFIKDEQGRFLYVNSLLERTWNRPLADWLGKTDFDLFPAEQAQQWRDNDTAVLAGDKAVQLLETSVNQDRVQSWLSFKFPFIDASGRRFLAGMSLDISDRKRLEDELRQSEAKFRRLFDANIVGIIFSDFSGKILEANDAFLEMVGYTREDLHAGRVCWDTMTPSEYKPLDELAIAELRTSGVCTAFEKEYIRQDGSRVPVLLIGALLEGEPEQAVSFILDLSDRKQALAELRESESRFRNMADTAPVLIWMSGTDKLCNYFNQPWLDFTGRTMEQEFGNGWAEGVHPDDYQRCLNTYMNAFDARQSFRMDYRLRRFDGEYRWVLDTGIPRFTPDGGFLGYIGSCIDISDRVLAEEEVVKLNHSLEQRVKERTAQLEAANQELESFSYSVSHDLRAPLRHINGFVDLLQKQAATTLDERSLRYLSIITETTKQAGKLVDDLLSFSRMGRTEMRYIKVNMTLLIQEVKRDIEQDICGRNITWQIEDLPQVYGDPSMLRLVVHNLIDNAVKYTAKRDRAEIKIGSTETEDEFVFFVRDNGVGFDMRYVHKLFGVFQRLHSFQEFEGTGIGLANVKRIIDRHKGRTWAESVVKKGASFYFSLPKLNNKI comes from the coding sequence ATGGTGAGAGCGACTCAATCCCAGATGCAACCCTATGGTGTTGCCGTGTTAGCCGTTGGATTGGCAATGCTGCTGATGCGGTTGTTGAACTCTTGGGTTACCATGTCACACTCTCCTTTTTTAATGTTTTTTGGTGCTGTCATGGTGAGTGCCTGGTATGGTGGCATGGGAGCGGGATTATTCGCCACGTTCTTGTCGGCTCTGTTGAGTACTTATTTTATTGATTCCCCTAGTCATGGGCTGGCTTTCAGTCTGAGCAACAGCTTGCGGTTAAGCGTATTCGTGTTAGAAGGAATACTGATCAGTGGGCTATGTGAGACATTACTGACCACCAATCGACAGCTTCAAGTCAGTGTGCGAAAGCTGCGGGAGAGCGAGGAACGTTATCGCCGTGTGCTTGATACCGCCTACGAAGGCATCTGGACGGTGGATGCTCAGGGACAAATTAACTATGTCAACCAGCGCATAGCTGAGATACTGGGCTATACCATGCAGAACATGCTGGCTCGTCCGATGTTTGATTTTATGGATGAGGAGGCACAGAGCGAAGCCAATCACTACTTAGAACGACAGCAGCAGGGAATAAAAGAGCAATACGATTTTCGGTTCCGTCACCAAGATGGCTCATCGGTGTGGGCGATTGTCTCCACCAGTCCAATTTGCAGTGAGACAGGAGAGTTTCAAGGTGCGATCGCCATGATTACCGATGTGAGCGAACGCAAACGGGCAGAAGAATCACTGCGAGAGCAAGCGGCAACCCTGCAAAATCAGCAAAGCTGGCTAGAGTCAGTGCTGAACTTCCTCCCTTCCCCGTTGCTGTTGATTGAGCCAGGAACCGCACGAGTCACCTTTGCTAACCAAGCAGCAGATCAGATGGCTGGGGGCGAATTTCCCAAAAATAAACCCAGCGAGGAGTACCACACAGTTTATTACTGCACCGACGCCAAGGGGGAGCGCATCCCGGATGATCAGATGCCAGGGGTGCGGGTGGCTAGAGGCGAACAACTCAAAGGGTTTGAGATGGATTGGCATACACCGGAGGGCATTCGTTCCCTGATCATATTTGCCGATACCTTATCGCCAATGTACGGTCATCCACCGACCTGCGTATTGGTATTTCAGGACATCTCTGAGCGCAAGCGAGTAGAGCAAGCTCTGGAACTCCGTCTACAACAGCAAGCAATCGTAGCCCAATTGAGCCAGCGTGCGCTCTCCGGAATCGAGCTTTCTACACTGATAGATGAAGTCCCCATCCTTGTAGCTCAAAGCCTTGATGTTGAGTATTGCAAAGTTTTAGAACTCCTTCCCGATGGTAAGGCTTTACTACTGCGATCGGGTGTGGGTTGGCATCCAGGACTTGTAGGCCATGCCACCGTGGGAAGCGAAACTCATTCGCAAGCTGGCTACACGCTGCTTTCCAGCCAGCCAGTGATTGTTGAAGATCTGCGGAAAGAAACACGGTTTAATGGGCCTCCACTCCTGCACGAGCATCAGGTCATCAGCGGTATGAGCGTGATTATCCACGGGCAAAACCGTCCGTTTGGTGTTTTCGGAGTACACACAACTCGAAAACAAAAGTTCAGCCAAAATGACATTAATTTCCTTCAAGCTGTTGCTAATGTGCTTGCTATAGCCATTGAACGAAAACGAGCAGAAGAAGCGATGCGGGAGAGCCAGGAGTTGTTCGAGCGCTTCATGAGCCATGCTCCTGTAGTAGCCTTCATCAAAGATGAACAGGGGCGATTCCTTTACGTCAACTCACTCCTTGAGCGTACCTGGAATCGCCCGTTAGCGGATTGGTTGGGTAAGACCGATTTCGATTTATTTCCAGCAGAGCAGGCACAGCAATGGCGGGATAATGATACGGCTGTCCTGGCTGGAGACAAGGCGGTACAGTTGTTAGAAACCTCTGTAAACCAAGATAGAGTCCAGTCTTGGTTATCTTTTAAGTTTCCCTTCATTGACGCCTCTGGGCGACGGTTTCTTGCAGGCATGTCACTTGACATCAGCGATCGCAAGCGCTTAGAAGATGAGCTACGGCAAAGCGAAGCTAAGTTTAGGCGCTTGTTTGATGCCAACATCGTCGGGATTATTTTCTCGGATTTCAGTGGCAAGATTCTAGAAGCCAATGATGCCTTTTTAGAAATGGTAGGCTACACGCGGGAGGATTTGCACGCAGGAAGAGTGTGTTGGGATACAATGACCCCATCCGAATATAAACCGCTTGATGAGCTAGCCATCGCCGAATTGAGAACCTCTGGAGTTTGTACTGCATTTGAGAAGGAGTACATTCGCCAGGATGGTAGCCGCGTTCCCGTTCTGCTGATAGGTGCGCTGTTAGAGGGAGAGCCAGAGCAAGCAGTCAGCTTTATCCTAGATTTAAGTGATCGCAAACAGGCTCTGGCAGAACTCCGGGAAAGCGAATCACGATTTCGCAATATGGCAGATACAGCGCCCGTCTTAATTTGGATGTCTGGCACTGACAAGCTCTGCAATTACTTTAATCAACCCTGGCTAGATTTTACCGGACGGACGATGGAACAAGAGTTTGGTAATGGTTGGGCTGAAGGCGTCCATCCGGATGATTACCAGCGTTGTTTAAACACCTACATGAATGCGTTTGATGCCCGCCAATCGTTTAGGATGGATTACCGCCTCAGACGTTTTGATGGAGAGTACCGTTGGGTTTTAGATACAGGAATTCCCCGCTTCACACCGGATGGTGGCTTTCTTGGCTACATCGGTTCCTGTATCGATATTAGCGATCGCGTATTGGCTGAGGAAGAAGTTGTTAAACTCAACCATAGCCTGGAACAACGAGTCAAAGAGCGCACAGCCCAACTCGAAGCCGCTAATCAAGAGTTAGAATCCTTTTCCTATTCTGTCTCCCATGACTTACGTGCACCCCTGCGCCATATCAATGGTTTCGTAGATTTACTCCAAAAACAAGCTGCTACCACCTTGGATGAAAGGAGCTTGCGTTATCTGAGTATTATCACCGAAACCACGAAACAAGCCGGAAAACTCGTTGATGACTTGCTCTCATTTTCCCGGATGGGGCGCACGGAAATGCGCTACATCAAGGTCAACATGACTTTATTAATACAAGAAGTCAAGCGCGACATTGAGCAAGATATCTGTGGACGTAATATAACTTGGCAAATTGAAGACTTGCCCCAGGTTTATGGCGATCCTTCGATGTTACGGTTGGTCGTCCATAATTTAATCGACAATGCGGTTAAGTACACCGCAAAACGCGATCGCGCCGAGATTAAAATTGGCAGCACCGAAACCGAGGATGAGTTCGTGTTCTTTGTTCGAGATAATGGCGTAGGATTTGACATGCGTTACGTCCACAAACTCTTTGGTGTATTTCAACGTTTGCATAGTTTCCAAGAATTTGAGGGAACTGGAATTGGCTTGGCTAATGTCAAACGAATTATTGACCGTCATAAGGGTCGAACTTGGGCAGAGAGTGTGGTTAAGAAGGGTGCGTCTTTTTACTTCTCACTTCCCAAGTTAAACAACAAAATTTGA